The sequence CGTGCATGGCGCCCAGCTCGGCGAGCTGCTTGCCCTCCAGGCCGACGGTGACGGCGCCGATGGGCTGCACGTCGCAGTAGCCGGACTCCTTGCCGAGCCGCCAGACCTGCTCGACGACGCCGGCGGTGTCGGCGACCGGGAAGGTGTTGGCCATGGCGTGCACGGCGGTGAAGCCGCCGGCCGCGGCGGCCCGGGTGCCGGTGAGGACGGTCTCGGAGTCCTCGCGGCCGGGCTCGCGCAGATGGGTGTGGAGGTCGACGAGGCCGGGCAGCAGGACCTGGCCCGCCGCCTCGATCACGGTGGCGTCGCCGGCGTCGAGGCCGGTGCCGACGGCGGCGATGGTCTCACCGTCGATGAGGACGTCCTGCGGGTCGCCGCCGAGTACCTTCGCGCCGCGGATAAGGATCTTGCTCATGGTTACTTGTTCTCCTCGGTACGGGCGGCGGTGGGGGTGCCGGCAGGGAGGCGCGCAGCGCTTCGATCAAGGGTGGTGGTGGGCGACGGGTGGGCGGCCGGCTCGTAGCCGCCGAGCAGCAGGTAGAGCACGGCCATGCGGATGGAGACGCCGTTGGCGACCTGCTCGACGACCGTGCAGCGGTCGGAGTCGGCGACCTCGGCGGTGATCTCCATGCCGCGGACCATGGGGCCGGGGTGCATGACGACGGCGTGCTCCGGCATCTTGGCCATGCGCTCGCCGTCCAGGCCGTAGCGGCGCGAGTACTCGCGCTCGGTCGGGAAGTAGGCGGCGTTCATCCGCTCACGCTGCACACGAAGCATCATCACAGCGTCGGACTGGGCCAGCACGTCGTCGAGGCCGTAGCTGACGTCGCAGGGCCACTGCTCGACGCCGACCGGGACCAGGGTGGGCGGGGCGACGAGGGTGACGTGGGCGCCGAGGGTGTTCAGCAGGTGCACGTTGGAGCGGGCGACCCGGCTGTGCAGGATGTCGCCGACGATGGTGATCCGGCGGCCTTCGAGGTCCTTGCCGAGTCCGGCGTCGGCGCCGACGAGCCGGCGGCGCATGGTGAAGGCGTCCAGGAGGGCCTGGGTGGGGTGCTCGTGGGTGCCGTCGCCGGCGTTGACGACCGCGCCGTCGATCCAGCCGGAGGTGGCCAGCCGGTACGGGGCGCCCGAGGCGCCGTGGCGGATGACGACGGCGTCGGCGCCCATCGCCTCCAGCGTCAGGGCGGTGTCCTTGAGCGACTCGCCCTTGGAGACGGACGAGCCCTTCGCGGAGAAGTTGATGACGTCGGCGGACAGCCGCTTGGCGGCCGCCTCGAAGGAGATGCGGGTACGCGTCGAGTCCTCGAAGAAGAGGTTGACGACGGTACGGCCGCGCAGGGTGGGGAGCTTCTTGATCGGCCGGTCCGCGACCCGGGCCATCTCCTCGGCGGTGTCGAGGATCAGGACGGCGTCGTCGCGGGTGAGGTCGGCGGCCGAGATGAGGTGACGCTTCATCTGGGTGTTCTCCGGGTGGCTGGAGGTTTCAGGCATGCGGGCGCGCGGAAGCCGCCGCACGGCGGGCGGGCCGTACGGACGGGGAGCTAACGCTCGACCGCGGGGGCGGCCTGCTCGACCCCGAGCAGCACGGCGTCGCGGCCGTCCTCCTCGGCGAGCTGGACCTTGACCGTCTCCCGCAGCGACGTGGGGAGGTTCTTGCCGACGTAGTCGGCGCGGATCGGCAGTTCGCGGTGGCCCCGGTCGACGAGGACCGCGAGCTGCACCGCACGGGGCCGGCCGATGTCGCCGAGCGCGTCGAGGGCGGCGCGGATCGTGCGGCCGGAGAAGAGGACGTCGTCGACCAGGACGACCAGACGGCCCTCGATGCCCTCGCCGGGGATCTCGGTGCGGGCCAGGGCGCGCGCGGGGCGCAGCCGGAGGTCGTCGCGGTACATGGTGATGTCGAGGGAGCCGACCGGAATCGTGCGGCCGGTGATCTCTTCGAGCTTGCCGGCGAGCCTGCGGGCGAGGAAGACGCCGCGCGTCGGGATGCCGAGGAGCACCACGTCGTCGGCGCCCTTGGCGCGTTCGACGATCTCGTGGGCGATGCGGGTGAGGACCCGGGCGATGTCGGGAGCCTCCAGAACGGGGCGTGCCGCGTTGCCGGTGGCGTCGTGCTGTGCGTCCATAAGAAACGGACCTCCTTCTCCGCCTCACGGGACGGACCTTAAAGGACGTCGAAATTGCGTCATCCACGTTACCAGGGCCCGTACCGGCCCTCGGCCCCGCCCCCAAGGAGAGCCGGTACGGACCATCTCAGCTTGACGCGGCCAAGTAACGCTGCGTAACCTCACAGTGAGTTACCAGCCACGCGGCCGAGCCGCGAACGTTCCAGCGTCCGGGGAGCCTTATGTCCAGCGAATACGCAAAACAGCTCGGGGCCAAGCTCCGTGCCATCCGCACCCAGCAGGGCCTCTCCCTCCATGGCGTGGAGGAGAAGTCCCAGGGCCGCTGGAAGGCCGTCGTGGTCGGTTCGTACGAGCGCGGCGACCGTGCCGTGACCGTGCAGCGCCTTGCCGAGCTGGCGGACTTCTACGGCGTCCCGGTCCAGGAGCTCCTGCCCGGCACGACGCCCGGCGGTGCCGCCGAGCCGCCGCCGAAGCTCGTCCTCCAGCTGGAGCGCCTGGCCCACGTGCCGCCGGAGAAGGCCGGTCCGCTCCAGCGCTACGCGGCGACGATCCAGAGCCAGCGCGGCGACTACAACGGCAAGGTGCTCTCGATCCGCCAGGACGACCTGCGCACGCTGGCCGTGATCTACGACCAGTCGCCTTCCGTGCTGACGGAGCAGCTGATCAGCTGGGGCGTGCTGGACGCGGACGCGCGCCGCGCCGTCGCCCACGACGAGGGCTGAGCAGCCCCCGAAGAAACGTGCCGCCGGGTTCGGCGGGGCCCCTCACGGGTGCCCTGCCGGGCCCGGCTTTCTCGTACGCCCGGCGCGTGCGCGGCCGGGCCCGGACATGCCGAAGGGCCCACGGCTTCAGCCATGGGCCCTTCGTCGGCGGAACGCCGCCGGGGGTCACTGCTCCCGGCGGAGGTTCGGCTTGAGGTCCTTGAAACGGGCCAGCAGGCCGTT is a genomic window of Streptomyces sp. NBC_00708 containing:
- a CDS encoding aspartate carbamoyltransferase catalytic subunit, with translation MKRHLISAADLTRDDAVLILDTAEEMARVADRPIKKLPTLRGRTVVNLFFEDSTRTRISFEAAAKRLSADVINFSAKGSSVSKGESLKDTALTLEAMGADAVVIRHGASGAPYRLATSGWIDGAVVNAGDGTHEHPTQALLDAFTMRRRLVGADAGLGKDLEGRRITIVGDILHSRVARSNVHLLNTLGAHVTLVAPPTLVPVGVEQWPCDVSYGLDDVLAQSDAVMMLRVQRERMNAAYFPTEREYSRRYGLDGERMAKMPEHAVVMHPGPMVRGMEITAEVADSDRCTVVEQVANGVSIRMAVLYLLLGGYEPAAHPSPTTTLDRSAARLPAGTPTAARTEENK
- the pyrR gene encoding bifunctional pyr operon transcriptional regulator/uracil phosphoribosyltransferase PyrR, which codes for MDAQHDATGNAARPVLEAPDIARVLTRIAHEIVERAKGADDVVLLGIPTRGVFLARRLAGKLEEITGRTIPVGSLDITMYRDDLRLRPARALARTEIPGEGIEGRLVVLVDDVLFSGRTIRAALDALGDIGRPRAVQLAVLVDRGHRELPIRADYVGKNLPTSLRETVKVQLAEEDGRDAVLLGVEQAAPAVER
- the bldD gene encoding transcriptional regulator BldD codes for the protein MSSEYAKQLGAKLRAIRTQQGLSLHGVEEKSQGRWKAVVVGSYERGDRAVTVQRLAELADFYGVPVQELLPGTTPGGAAEPPPKLVLQLERLAHVPPEKAGPLQRYAATIQSQRGDYNGKVLSIRQDDLRTLAVIYDQSPSVLTEQLISWGVLDADARRAVAHDEG